The Photobacterium sanguinicancri genome includes the window TCGAAGGCATGAAAGACGTTACCAAAGCTCTGAAAAACATTGTGAGCTACAACGCAACATTTGTTTCTCGTGGTGATGATTCCGGCACGCACAAAAAAGAACTAAACTTGTGGAAACAAACACAAATCGAACCAAACTTTGGTGGCTATAAGTCGGTTGGCCAAGGCATGGGTCCAACGCTAAACATGGCTTCTGAGCTACAAGCGTACACAATGACAGACCGCGGTACTTGGCTGGCTTACCAAAACAAACTTGACCTATCAATTATGGTGCAAGGTGATAAGCGCTTATTCAACCCTTATCAAGTAATTCTGGTTAACCCAAGCCGCTACCCAGACATTAACTACCAAGGTGCGAAAACATTCAGTGATTGGCTTGTGAATCCAAAAGCACAAGCAATGATCAATGGTTATCAACGTCATGGAGAGCAACTATTCGTTGCTGATGCTATCACTAAATAATGAATCTTTGGTTAACAACCCAAGAAGCTGTGCAACTGCTCCTCAGTGGTGATACTGCCCTGTGGAGCATTGTTGGCGTTTCTTTCTCAGTTTCTTTACTGGCAATAGCAACAGTGCTATTGCCATCTTTACTTATTGGCTTTGCTTTGGCGTATGGGAAATTTCCCGGACGTTGGGTCATTTTGTCTCTCGTTAACACTTTCCAATCGATACCAACCGTTGTTATCGGTTTATTGCTGTACATGCTGCTGTCTCGGGCTGGGCCGTTAGGTGACTGGAAGTTATTGTTTACTCAAGAAGCGATGATCTTGGGGCAAATCTTTATTTGTTTTCCCATTTTAGTCTCAATGATGCATGCCGCCTTTCAAAACAGTGACAAACGCGCATGGGAAACTGCCCTTACACTTGGGGCGAGTCTGCCAAAAGCTTTTTTAAGTTTGATGTGGGAAAGTCGCTTCCCACTATTGGCCGCGATAATCGCAGCATTTAGCCGTATAATTACAGAAGTGGGTTGTTCAATGATGGTGGGTGGGAACATTCTTAATGCGACCCGTAATATCCCAACGGCCATTGCACTAGAGAGTTCAAAAGGCGCATTTGCGCAAGGTGTCGCGCTAGGGATTGTGTTACTCCTATTAGCTCTAGGGCTAAACTTCTTTTTATCTGTTGCCCGTGGCAAAGCTCACTTGCGCACAAATTAAGTTGAGGAGCTGGTAATGTCTCAAATTTCAATTCAAGCACACGACCTGTCAATGCGTTACAAAGATCGTCTGCTTTTTCACGTCCCTCAACTTAACATTGGCCCTCAAGAAGCCATTTATTTAAGTGGTGATAACGGCGTGGGTAAAACTACTCTACTAAAGATTTTGTCGGGGCTACAAAAGCCAACCACTGGCCACGTCAATCTACAAAACCAATCTTGGACTTCGCGACTATTTAAAAGTCAGCGCAGCGGCGGTGTGATTTACATGCATCAAACCCCCTACATGTTTGATGGTAGTGTGTTTGATAACGTATGCTACGGTTTAAAATATCGGTTCAGTGATCGTCACTCGCAACGCAGTGAAGTCATCAATGCGTTACGCTTAGTCGGGCTTGAAACATTGGCTAATGAACATATTTCTGTATTATCAGGTGGTGAACGCCAACGCGTTGCCATGGCACGCGCTTGGGTATTAAAACCTAGCGTATTGCTGATGGATGAGTCCAGCGCCAGCCTTGATGCAGAATCCACTGAGCGCCAAGTGTTATTAGCTGAAGATTTATTAGAGCGTGGTGCTAGCCTTGTTATTACAAGCCACCAACAAAACGCACTGACTAAGCTCTGCCGTCGACACTGGACAATCTCACATAATAAATTAGTCGAACGAGCCGATTTACAACTCGTCAATGAGGACAAAAATCACTATGCCTTTGCCTGAAAAGACAAGCTGGGTAATTTTGGCTGGCGGACAAGCCAGCCGTATGGGGGGCAACGATAAAGGATTAGTCTCTCTTAATAACCGCACAATGATAGAGCATGTTATTGACATTCTCGCCGCACAAACACAACACATCACCATCAATGCCAACCGTAATCATGATAAATACCAAGCGTTTGGGACAGTATTTGGTGATCAAATAAAAGACTACCCCGGCCCCTTAGGCGGTATGCATGCCGCTCTGCATACACTCGACAATGAATGGATCGGTTTTGTACCTTGCGATTGCCCGCAACTGCCTTCAGACCTTGTTGAACGTATGTCTCAAGCCTGTGATGCCTCTACCGA containing:
- a CDS encoding ABC transporter permease, which gives rise to MNLWLTTQEAVQLLLSGDTALWSIVGVSFSVSLLAIATVLLPSLLIGFALAYGKFPGRWVILSLVNTFQSIPTVVIGLLLYMLLSRAGPLGDWKLLFTQEAMILGQIFICFPILVSMMHAAFQNSDKRAWETALTLGASLPKAFLSLMWESRFPLLAAIIAAFSRIITEVGCSMMVGGNILNATRNIPTAIALESSKGAFAQGVALGIVLLLLALGLNFFLSVARGKAHLRTN
- a CDS encoding substrate-binding domain-containing protein, with amino-acid sequence MKLLQTTLVILSLTTAAAVHAADEMKIRLATTTSTYHSGLLDYLLPEFKKDTGYTVEVLAAGTGKSLRMGQNGDVDLVMTHAPKAEAKFVDEGYGVLPRKLMYNDFVVVGPNNDPAKIEGMKDVTKALKNIVSYNATFVSRGDDSGTHKKELNLWKQTQIEPNFGGYKSVGQGMGPTLNMASELQAYTMTDRGTWLAYQNKLDLSIMVQGDKRLFNPYQVILVNPSRYPDINYQGAKTFSDWLVNPKAQAMINGYQRHGEQLFVADAITK
- the mobA gene encoding molybdenum cofactor guanylyltransferase MobA, which produces MPLPEKTSWVILAGGQASRMGGNDKGLVSLNNRTMIEHVIDILAAQTQHITINANRNHDKYQAFGTVFGDQIKDYPGPLGGMHAALHTLDNEWIGFVPCDCPQLPSDLVERMSQACDASTDIAVAHDGEHIQPVVTLLHRRILPKLEAFLANGDRKIILLYRQCNMITVDFSDQPNAFVNLNTPEELQQFGKQHESN
- a CDS encoding ABC transporter ATP-binding protein is translated as MSQISIQAHDLSMRYKDRLLFHVPQLNIGPQEAIYLSGDNGVGKTTLLKILSGLQKPTTGHVNLQNQSWTSRLFKSQRSGGVIYMHQTPYMFDGSVFDNVCYGLKYRFSDRHSQRSEVINALRLVGLETLANEHISVLSGGERQRVAMARAWVLKPSVLLMDESSASLDAESTERQVLLAEDLLERGASLVITSHQQNALTKLCRRHWTISHNKLVERADLQLVNEDKNHYAFA